The Mycolicibacterium insubricum DNA segment GTGCGGTCGAATATGCCCTGGCGTGCCCGGAGCTCGTCGGGGAAGGTGGCCAGCCGCGTTGCATCCAGCACGGCGGCGTCGGCCGCGACGTCGTACTGCGAGACGGTCTCGATCGCGTCGATGCCGGCCTTCCCGCACACTCCGCAGGAACTGGTCGTATAGAAGTTCCGTGTGGCCTCGGGCGCCGGCGCCGAGGTGCCGGGGGACAGCGTGACGTCCAAAACGTTGTAGGTGTTGCCGCCGCCACCGGTGCCCGGTCCGCCGCAGTGGATGGCGGAGCGGAATTGGTCCCCGCGGGCGATGACGGCTTCGGAAACCAGGAATCCAGCGGCGAGCTCGACGTCGCTGCCGGGCGTGCGCATGGTGACGGCCAGTGGGCGACCGCCGACCCGGATCTCCAGCGGCTCTTCGACGGCCAGGACGTCCGGGACGCGGTCCTCACCGACACCGACGACGATTTTCGTCACCGGGCGTCGCGCCGTGATACGCCCCATGCGGCGAGGTTACTCCCGGACCATCGGGTGCCGCGAACGGACGCGTAACGCCACCGAAACGAACCTCGCGTATCCATTCACCTCGGCGAAACATCAGCGCGCCGTCGTGGAAACAACAGCTGGGAATTCTCTTGGTCAGGTCGACGGCACAGCCGCGACGTGGCTGAAGGAGGACGGCGCGCGTGGATCACTATCCGATACTCGGGACACCGAACACCGGTGACACCGCCTGGTTGCTGGTCAGCGCCGCGCTGGTGCTGCTGATGACTCCGGGCCTGGCCTTCTTCTACGGGGGCATGGTTCGCGCCCGCGGTGTGCTGAACATGATCATGATGAGCATCAGTGCCATGGGCGTGGTGACCGTGCTGTGGGTGCTCTACGGCTATTCCATGACGTTCGGCAACGACGTGGGCAGGCTGTTCGGCAACCCGGCCCAGTTCTTCGGCCTGGAGGGACTGCTCGGCGGCAATGCAACCGACACCACGCAGATCCCGCTGATGGGCACCGTCCCGGCAACGGTGTTCGTGGCATTTCAGCTGATGTTCGCGATCATCACCGTCGCGCTGATCTCCGGTGCGGTCGCCGACCGGCTCAAGTTCGGCGCCTGGCTGGCGTTCGCGGCGCTGTGGGTCACGGTGGTGTACTTTCCCGTCGCGCACTGGGTCTTCGACGCCGACGTCAGCACCGACGACGGCTCCGTCGTGCACCACGGTGGCTGGATCGTCAACCAGCTCAAGGCGATCGACTTCGCCGGCGGTACCGCGGTGCACATCAACGCCGGTACCGCGGGCCTGGTCCTGGCGATCATTCTCGGCAAGCGCCTCGGGTGGCCGCGGCTGCCGATGCGCCCGCACAACCTGCCGTTCGTGATGCTCGGCGCCGGACTGCTGTGGTTCGGGTGGTACGGCTTCAACGCCGGCTCGGCCGCCTCGGCGAACGGCACTGCCGGCACCACGTTCATCACCACCACCGTGGCCACCGCCGCGGCCATGCTGTGCTGGTTGCTCACCGAGCGGATCCGGGACGGGCACGCCACCTCGCTGGGCGCCGCCTCGGGCATCGTCGCCGGCCTGGTCGCCATCACCCCGTCGTGCTCCTCGGTGAACGTGCTGGGCGCACTGGCCATCGGTGCGGTCGCCGGGGTGGCCTGCGCATTGGCCGTGGGGCTCAAGTTCCGCTTCGGCTTCGATGATTCGCTCGACGTCGTCGGCGTGCACCTGGTCGGCGGTATCGCCGGCACCCTGATGGTCGGCCTGGTGGCCACCAAGGAGGCACCGGCCGGTGTTGCCGGACTGTTCTACGGCGGCGGATTCGACCAGTTGTGGCGACAGGCCGTCGGCGTCGTGGTGGTGCTGGCGTATTCGGCGATCGCCACCGCTATCTTGGCCTTGATCATCAAGTACACGATCGGACTTCGGCTCGACCGCGAGGAGGAATCGGCGGGCATCGACGAGGCCGCTCACGCGGAGACGGCCTACGACTTCGCCGCAGCCGGCGCGGGGTCGGTCATCGGACGACACAGTGCGCAGGAGTGAGGGAGAACATGAAGCTGATCACCGCAATCGTCAAGCCGTTCACGCTGGAAGACGT contains these protein-coding regions:
- the fdhD gene encoding formate dehydrogenase accessory sulfurtransferase FdhD, with translation MGRITARRPVTKIVVGVGEDRVPDVLAVEEPLEIRVGGRPLAVTMRTPGSDVELAAGFLVSEAVIARGDQFRSAIHCGGPGTGGGGNTYNVLDVTLSPGTSAPAPEATRNFYTTSSCGVCGKAGIDAIETVSQYDVAADAAVLDATRLATFPDELRARQGIFDRTGGLHAAALFDAATGQLLVLREDVGRHNAVDKVIGWAVLNDRVPLRGCVLQVSGRASFELVQKAVMAGVPFLAAVSAPSSLAVELAEAAGLTLVGFLRGRSMNVYSHPHRIRAGAPATARRAEGALP
- a CDS encoding ammonium transporter — translated: MDHYPILGTPNTGDTAWLLVSAALVLLMTPGLAFFYGGMVRARGVLNMIMMSISAMGVVTVLWVLYGYSMTFGNDVGRLFGNPAQFFGLEGLLGGNATDTTQIPLMGTVPATVFVAFQLMFAIITVALISGAVADRLKFGAWLAFAALWVTVVYFPVAHWVFDADVSTDDGSVVHHGGWIVNQLKAIDFAGGTAVHINAGTAGLVLAIILGKRLGWPRLPMRPHNLPFVMLGAGLLWFGWYGFNAGSAASANGTAGTTFITTTVATAAAMLCWLLTERIRDGHATSLGAASGIVAGLVAITPSCSSVNVLGALAIGAVAGVACALAVGLKFRFGFDDSLDVVGVHLVGGIAGTLMVGLVATKEAPAGVAGLFYGGGFDQLWRQAVGVVVVLAYSAIATAILALIIKYTIGLRLDREEESAGIDEAAHAETAYDFAAAGAGSVIGRHSAQE